The Staphylococcus saprophyticus subsp. saprophyticus ATCC 15305 = NCTC 7292 genome contains the following window.
ACCAATCACTTGAATTCGCAAAAATTATCGGTGTTGTTAGTGGTGTGATTGGCTCTATCCTTACGATTGGTGTTACTTTTGTAATCATTTTAATTATCTCTAAAATCATGAAATCAGATGCTAGTGCTAAATCTATTTTTTCTGCAACTTTAAGTTATACGATTATTACCAGTTCCATCGCACTCATTGTTGTTCTTATACAATGGATTGCAGGACTATCAGTCACAGATTATTCAATTACCAGCCTAAATATCTTTGATAAGGGTAATCCTATACTTCGCGTGTTTGACTTACAAACGCTTATCAGTGCTTATGTTTTAGGAATCTTGTTTTTTGCAACAAGTCGTTTCTCTAAGAAATCGTCCATTATTTGGTCTATTGTTTATCTTGTCGTAGTTATCGGTTTCTCACTCTTAGGCGCTGCCTTCCAATAATTTTTAACCATAGAAACATCAAATCCCCTCACTACAATTGTAGTGAAGGGATTTTTTAGTATCATAGATTATTTATTTTGTTCTGCTTCTCTTAATTCAATACGTCTAATTTTACCTGAGTTTGTCTTAGGTAAGTCTTCAACAAATTCGATAGCACGTGGATATTTATAAGGTGCTACATCTTGTTTCACATAATTTTGTAATGTCTTAACCGTTTCATCCGTTGCTGGCACATCATCTTGTAAAATCACGAATGCTTTGACGATATTACCTCTGATTTCATGTGGACTCGCAACGACTGCGCATTCTTTCACATATTCGTGTTTTGTCAGAGAATCTTCCACTTCGAATGGCCCAATCGTATAACCAGAACTGATGATAATATCATCTTTACGTCCCTCAAACCAGAAGTAACCATCTGCATCTAATTTAGCCAAGTCACCTGTAATATAATATTCACCTTTTCTAGGTTCCGCTGTACGTTCCGGATCTTTATAGTAACCTTTGAACAGTGCAGGTAAGTCTAACGGCACTGCAATATTACCTACTTCACCTACTTCGGCAAGTTCACCTTCATCATTGATTACTGTAACATGACTGCCAGGAATTGCTTTGCCCATAGAACCAGGACGACTTTCTGTATCTTTTAAGAACCCAATTAATAATGTACTTTCTGTTTGTCCATAACCATCTCTCACTGTAAGGTTGAAACGATTTTGGAATTTTTCAACGACTTCTCTATTAAGTGGTTCTCCTGCTGACACTGCGCTATGCAAATGTTCTAAATTATAATCAGTCAGATTAGGTAACTTCGCCATCAAGCGATATTCTGTTGGTGTACAGCAAAGTACATTAATTTGATAATTTTGCAGTAATTCTAAATATTTTTCTGCATTAAACTTGCCGTTATAAACAAAAGCCGTTGCACCTGAACCCATAATAGATAAGAAAGGACTCCATACCCATTTTTGCCAGCCTGGTGCAGCAGTTGCCCAAACAACATCATCTTCTTTAATACTTAACCAATGTTTCGGCGCCATTTGCATATGTGCATAGCCCCAACCGTGTGAATGAACAACCGCTTTAGGATTACCTGTAGTTCCAGAAGTATATGACAGTAAGGCGATATCATCTCTAGACGTCTCAACAGTGTTTAATTGATCTGAAACTGTTGTTTTTTCATCTTCAACAGCATACCAATCCGCTTCTTGACCACCGACAATAAATTTCGTAAGCGATGCGTATTCTTTTACCGCTTTAAATTCATCTATACTATCTGAAGTTACGACGATGGCCTTCACTTCGCCATGCGTAATTCTATATTGTAAGTCTTTAGTACGTAACATTTCTGAACTAGGAATAATAACGAGGCCTAATTTCAATGCTGCGAGATAAATTTCATATGTTTCAATGCAACGCGGCATCATCACCAAGACTTTGTCACCTTTTTGTAGTCCATGTTTTAAAAACATATTTCCGACTTTATTAGCGTGCTTAATTAATTGTTTATATGTGATTTCTTTTGTTTCGCCACCCGCGTCTTCAAAAATCACTGCTTTCTTCATTGCATCAGTCGCAAATTTTTCAATTTCGCTGACAATATTATATTGCTCAGGGGCGATTAAATCTTTTTTATCCATTGTCTATTAACTCTCCTTCGGTTCTATATCTATATTGATTAAAAACTCCTAATATTTCATTTAAATATTCTAGTCCATTGTCATCATAATTTTATTATCTTTGCATGTAAAAAAATATGATTACGGCTACTCAGTAATGAATACTTTCCTATTATAATACAACTACAACTAATTTTGAAAATATTCTGAATTTTAAAGGTAATATCATGCCTGATGTGCCAACTAAAATCTCTGAATGATAACTTTGACATTTGCCTCACATCTCATGTAGTATTTTTAACATACAGTTGTAAAATGTTATTGTGCATTTTCTAATCATTATTCACACAAATATCAATCATTACTTACCTAAAGAACTACCTTTTAAACCGCCTTTTTAAAAACTATTTCATTCCTGTCTCGTTCTGTTTGACTACAAATTTAATTTTTCCAGTTCAACTTTTAGATTTAAATTTTGTATAGTGCTATAATATAATACTGTTTAATTTTTATGAAAGAAGTGAGTTAATTGAGTGCAAACGATACTTTCCATGTCGAAAAAAGAATCCCCTTATTTATCGTACTACTATCAGGGGCCTTTATTACTATTTTAAACCAAACGTTACTTGGTACGGCTTTACCGCCAATTATGAAAGATCTTCAAGTATCTGAAAGTACCGTACAATGGTTACAATCCATATTTATGTTAGTAAACGGAATAATGATTCCTATTACAGCATTTTTAATTGAACGTTATACATCGAGGCAGTTATTCTTAACTGCAATGAGTATTTTTGCTTTAGGTACATTGCTTTGTGCAGTGGGCGTAGATTTTTCAATGCTTCTGATTGGTCGTGTCCTACAAGCAGCAGGTGCTGGTATTATGATGCCACTTATGCAAACAATCTTATTCCTAACTTTCCCTAAAGAAAAACGTGGGACTGCTATGGGTCTCTTCGGACTCGTCATCGCATTTGCGCCAGCAATTGGACCAACATTATCAGGTGTTTTAGTTGAACATCTTACTTGGAGAAGTGTCTTCTACGTTGTGTTCCCTATCGCAATTATTATAATTATTGCTTCAATTTTCCTATTGAAGAACGTTACCGAAACATCACATCCAAA
Protein-coding sequences here:
- a CDS encoding YIP1 family protein, coding for MESSNLPLAQHFSSLREKPTWGLKLIIAIVIVALSATIVALTTDFKQNFEDAGLSGQQLDQSLEFAKIIGVVSGVIGSILTIGVTFVIILIISKIMKSDASAKSIFSATLSYTIITSSIALIVVLIQWIAGLSVTDYSITSLNIFDKGNPILRVFDLQTLISAYVLGILFFATSRFSKKSSIIWSIVYLVVVIGFSLLGAAFQ
- the mbcS gene encoding acyl-CoA synthetase MbcS, yielding MDKKDLIAPEQYNIVSEIEKFATDAMKKAVIFEDAGGETKEITYKQLIKHANKVGNMFLKHGLQKGDKVLVMMPRCIETYEIYLAALKLGLVIIPSSEMLRTKDLQYRITHGEVKAIVVTSDSIDEFKAVKEYASLTKFIVGGQEADWYAVEDEKTTVSDQLNTVETSRDDIALLSYTSGTTGNPKAVVHSHGWGYAHMQMAPKHWLSIKEDDVVWATAAPGWQKWVWSPFLSIMGSGATAFVYNGKFNAEKYLELLQNYQINVLCCTPTEYRLMAKLPNLTDYNLEHLHSAVSAGEPLNREVVEKFQNRFNLTVRDGYGQTESTLLIGFLKDTESRPGSMGKAIPGSHVTVINDEGELAEVGEVGNIAVPLDLPALFKGYYKDPERTAEPRKGEYYITGDLAKLDADGYFWFEGRKDDIIISSGYTIGPFEVEDSLTKHEYVKECAVVASPHEIRGNIVKAFVILQDDVPATDETVKTLQNYVKQDVAPYKYPRAIEFVEDLPKTNSGKIRRIELREAEQNK